TCCGGCGGAGATCCTAGAGATCCATGACGAAATGGCGACGGTGAAGGTGGGTGGCGCCGTGCGTAAAGCATCTCTCACGCTCCTGCCCGATGAAGCCTCGGTAGGTGACTATGTCATCGTCCATGCGGGTTTTGCTTTGCACAAAGTGGATCCTCACGAGGCGGAAGAATCTTTGCGCTTGCTACGTGAGTTAGCGGCTCATGCGTGACGTTCCAGACGGTACCTTTTCTGATTTAGAAATCGGCATGGCCTGGTGTGCGTGGAAACGGGATGACCTCTCGAATATTTCCCAAGCCGGTTACAAACTGCACCAGGCGTTCTAGTCCTAGACCGAAACCGGAATGAGGGGCCGAGCCGAATTCGCGAAGATCCACGTACCAGCCGTAGGCTTCGGGAGAAATGCCCTTACGCTCCATTTGTTCGAGAAGCACGTCCCGCCTTTCTTCCCTTTGAGATCCCCCGATGATTTCACCGACTCGGGGCACTAAAACATCCA
The DNA window shown above is from Desulfosoma sp. and carries:
- a CDS encoding HypC/HybG/HupF family hydrogenase formation chaperone, which translates into the protein MATVKVGGAVRKASLTLLPDEASVGDYVIVHAGFALHKVDPHEAEESLRLLRELAAHA